Proteins found in one Brevibacillus brevis genomic segment:
- a CDS encoding MFS transporter — MREVSGKTQVVAVALVTALCMIGDSMLYVVLPLFWKEAGLTSLWEVGVLLAVNRFIRVPIGPLVGKWYERSGGRTGLIVAVVLAFLTTLSYSLEGFWLWLLMRCLWGVAWTFLRLGAYSLIVSVSEGHNRGQLMGLYNGLYRLGSLGGMLVGALLATWYGLSVTSIALAVPSLFAFILVFRYIRPSFTNQHPNDMKQMDTGKRLWSQAQVLLTLMTGLLVTMVYQGVFTSTLSRVIEVREPLIMIGEVVLGAAVIASVIQGIRWGWEPWAAPLVGKLSDRHGRTNLFIGTLLVASVLFGSLQATSSLVLWFVILFGIQLSATIITTVMDTLAADEAARQANSQAVMTQYSVVSDLGAALGPLLAFWLDEQVGLGPMYTGIAIILLLVGLVWLGRPKLIKMESAS, encoded by the coding sequence ATGAGAGAAGTCAGTGGAAAGACACAAGTCGTGGCAGTCGCACTGGTGACAGCATTATGCATGATAGGAGATTCGATGCTGTATGTAGTGCTTCCTCTTTTCTGGAAGGAGGCAGGATTAACATCGCTGTGGGAAGTGGGGGTATTGCTTGCGGTGAACCGCTTCATCCGTGTACCAATCGGCCCTCTTGTTGGGAAATGGTATGAACGCTCGGGTGGACGCACAGGTTTGATTGTGGCAGTGGTGCTGGCTTTTCTGACGACACTTTCGTACAGCTTGGAAGGCTTTTGGCTGTGGCTTCTGATGCGATGCTTATGGGGAGTCGCTTGGACATTTTTAAGGCTAGGTGCGTATTCCTTGATCGTAAGTGTTTCCGAAGGGCATAATCGCGGGCAACTCATGGGCTTGTACAATGGATTGTATCGATTGGGCAGTCTGGGCGGCATGCTGGTCGGAGCGCTGCTTGCCACTTGGTATGGGCTTTCTGTTACCTCTATTGCACTTGCGGTACCTTCCTTGTTTGCATTCATTCTTGTTTTTCGCTATATACGTCCTTCCTTTACCAATCAGCATCCGAATGACATGAAGCAGATGGATACAGGGAAACGCTTGTGGAGTCAGGCGCAGGTGCTGTTGACGCTGATGACGGGATTGCTCGTCACGATGGTGTACCAGGGAGTGTTTACCTCCACGCTAAGCAGAGTGATCGAAGTCCGCGAACCGCTTATCATGATTGGGGAAGTCGTGTTGGGGGCAGCGGTGATTGCGAGTGTGATCCAAGGCATTCGCTGGGGGTGGGAGCCGTGGGCTGCCCCATTGGTAGGCAAATTGTCGGACAGGCATGGCCGGACGAATCTATTTATCGGGACGTTGCTAGTCGCTTCTGTTCTGTTTGGCTCGTTGCAGGCAACGTCTTCGCTTGTGCTATGGTTTGTGATTTTATTCGGCATCCAGCTGAGCGCGACGATTATCACGACCGTCATGGATACTCTTGCGGCAGATGAAGCTGCGAGACAGGCCAACAGCCAGGCAGTAATGACACAATACTCAGTTGTAAGTGACCTGGGCGCGGCTCTGGGTCCGCTCTTGGCCTTCTGGCTGGATGAACAGGTTGGTTTGGGTCCAATGTACACCGGAATAGCGATCATCTTGCTTCTGGTCGGCCTGGTATGGTTGGGCCGACCGAAGCTGATCAAGATGGAAAGCGCTTCTTAA
- a CDS encoding LysR family transcriptional regulator produces the protein MNLHALRIFVEVASRGSVTEAAIALSISQPAVSAQIRRLESELGMTLLIPDGRGIALTYEGRFLFEKSRRIYDWEREIESHLTEIKQGKKGRLRISSTYLPSHYLVPQWLAQYKRDYEGVEVEIRTRNSMQSIELLLSCEVDVAVIIKESWDELPINRHHLMDVPYWFILPAHHPLSGKEIRMEQLVEEPFLLREQGSSTRDWLFTLCREHGVKRPQIGMQYHGLVESIHSVRAGYGTMLAPALAVREMVDRGEVGRVIVPGVEIKRPLYVCTRNDETEERPVVAQFLELVKRERLT, from the coding sequence ATGAACTTACATGCTCTCCGCATTTTCGTAGAAGTAGCGTCACGAGGCAGTGTCACCGAAGCAGCAATCGCACTCTCGATCAGCCAGCCTGCCGTAAGTGCCCAAATCCGCAGGCTTGAAAGTGAATTGGGCATGACCTTGCTCATCCCGGATGGTCGCGGCATTGCTCTCACCTATGAGGGGCGCTTTCTCTTTGAAAAGTCACGCCGCATTTACGACTGGGAACGCGAAATCGAATCACATCTGACAGAAATCAAACAAGGGAAGAAAGGACGGCTAAGGATATCTTCTACCTATCTCCCCTCCCATTATCTCGTGCCACAGTGGCTGGCTCAGTACAAGCGCGATTATGAAGGGGTTGAGGTAGAAATTCGCACGCGTAATTCCATGCAATCGATTGAACTGCTTCTTAGCTGTGAGGTCGATGTGGCCGTTATTATCAAGGAATCGTGGGATGAGCTGCCTATCAATCGGCATCATCTGATGGACGTACCCTATTGGTTTATTTTGCCCGCCCATCATCCGCTTTCAGGAAAAGAGATCCGTATGGAGCAGCTCGTGGAGGAACCATTTTTGTTGCGGGAGCAAGGCAGCTCTACTCGCGATTGGCTTTTTACCCTCTGTCGCGAGCATGGTGTGAAACGTCCGCAGATCGGTATGCAGTATCACGGACTGGTCGAATCTATCCACTCCGTTCGTGCGGGATATGGGACGATGTTGGCTCCTGCTCTGGCCGTTAGGGAAATGGTAGATCGTGGCGAGGTCGGGCGCGTAATCGTGCCAGGAGTAGAGATTAAGCGACCCTTGTATGTCTGCACGCGTAACGATGAGACAGAGGAGCGGCCTGTTGTTGCTCAGTTTCTGGAGTTGGTAAAGCGTGAAAGACTGACTTGA
- the purU gene encoding formyltetrahydrofolate deformylase, protein MQLLSEREWLAYREKNKDRARMLISCPDRAGIVAAVSNFLFQQGANIVQSDQYTTDPETGRFFMRIEFDLINLEERCEEIKQAFTPVAESFGMEWSLVEANKRKKVALFVSKEDHCLLELLWRWKSGELFADIAVVVSNHLDMQETVESFGIPYRCIPVTKDNKPQAEEEQIAAAEGVDLIVLARYMQILSPRFLEDYAMRIINIHHSFLPAFVGAKPYEQAYRRGVKLIGATAHYVTEELDAGPIIEQDVQRVSHQEDVEALKQLGRQVERTVLARAVRWHLEDRVLVYGNKTIVFP, encoded by the coding sequence ATGCAATTGTTATCAGAGAGAGAATGGCTCGCGTATCGGGAGAAAAACAAAGATCGTGCGCGCATGCTGATTTCTTGCCCGGACCGCGCGGGTATTGTCGCGGCTGTGTCGAACTTCTTGTTCCAACAAGGAGCCAACATCGTTCAGTCTGACCAGTACACGACTGATCCGGAAACAGGCCGTTTTTTTATGCGCATTGAATTCGATCTCATCAATCTGGAGGAGCGCTGTGAAGAGATCAAGCAAGCATTCACCCCAGTAGCCGAGAGCTTTGGGATGGAATGGTCGTTGGTCGAAGCGAACAAGCGCAAAAAGGTTGCGTTGTTTGTTTCCAAAGAAGATCACTGTCTTTTGGAGCTCTTGTGGCGCTGGAAGTCCGGGGAGCTGTTCGCAGATATCGCGGTTGTGGTCAGCAATCATCTTGACATGCAGGAGACTGTCGAGTCCTTTGGTATTCCATATCGTTGCATCCCAGTCACAAAGGATAACAAGCCGCAGGCAGAAGAAGAGCAGATTGCAGCAGCAGAGGGCGTTGATCTGATCGTTCTGGCTCGCTACATGCAAATCTTGTCCCCGCGCTTTTTGGAGGACTATGCGATGCGGATTATCAATATCCACCATTCCTTCCTCCCAGCCTTTGTCGGTGCGAAGCCTTACGAGCAGGCGTATCGTCGCGGCGTGAAGCTGATCGGAGCGACTGCGCATTACGTCACGGAAGAACTGGACGCAGGACCGATTATCGAGCAAGACGTTCAACGTGTATCGCATCAGGAAGACGTTGAGGCACTGAAACAGCTTGGACGTCAGGTAGAGCGTACAGTGCTGGCACGTGCCGTTCGTTGGCATCTGGAGGATCGGGTGCTGGTGTACGGCAACAAGACGATTGTGTTCCCATAA
- a CDS encoding TetR/AcrR family transcriptional regulator — MNKPPTFVEGLLQYVEELKDENEMTEKQRNILRASVKLFAEKGFHASSTSEIAKEAGVAEGTIFRHYKSKKDILLAVVAPVLVKFAAPFILKDVREIFKEQNNKAFSQIVTELYRNRIDLVLANEKHIRILLQEAFFHDEIREALIATVFTGVKEMANKLIEAKVEVGELRPLPTQAVFRAILSSMIGLVLFRQVLDTDEFAQFSDDEQIALTVDILLNGIGNHSI; from the coding sequence ATGAACAAGCCGCCAACATTTGTAGAAGGCCTGTTGCAATATGTAGAAGAGTTGAAAGATGAGAATGAGATGACAGAGAAGCAGCGCAATATTTTGCGTGCATCAGTGAAGCTGTTCGCTGAAAAAGGCTTCCATGCCAGCTCCACCTCTGAAATTGCCAAAGAAGCGGGTGTGGCAGAGGGAACGATTTTTCGCCACTACAAATCGAAAAAGGATATTTTACTCGCCGTCGTTGCACCTGTATTGGTCAAATTCGCGGCGCCGTTTATCTTGAAAGATGTCCGTGAGATTTTTAAAGAGCAGAATAATAAAGCATTCTCCCAAATCGTGACAGAGCTGTACCGAAACCGGATCGACCTGGTGCTGGCGAATGAAAAGCATATTCGGATTTTGCTGCAAGAAGCTTTTTTCCATGACGAAATCAGGGAAGCACTGATTGCTACGGTTTTCACGGGTGTGAAGGAGATGGCAAACAAGCTGATCGAGGCAAAGGTAGAGGTAGGCGAATTGCGTCCGCTCCCGACACAGGCTGTCTTTCGGGCGATCCTGTCCTCGATGATCGGGCTTGTCCTGTTCCGGCAAGTTTTGGATACCGATGAGTTTGCGCAGTTCAGCGACGACGAACAAATCGCACTGACCGTAGATATTTTGCTAAATGGGATTGGAAATCACTCTATCTAA
- a CDS encoding ABC transporter permease, with amino-acid sequence MRHFVWERYWSVVKKEIIQIKRDRPSLAIALVMPLMLLFLFGYAVNTDVNDIQMAVWNQSPSAASRELVDQFVNTRVFEVAAHVSSYKEIEAMLDDGSVNVALIIGPDYTRKRDRNEPVDVQMLINGSDPNIARTATSHAQLIIQHQAITLQEIKLQKQGLGELEQPLGLDTRVLFNPNMESIVFNIPGLIGLIMQNVTMILTAFSLVREKERGTMEQLIVTPIRPLELMLGKITPYVGVGLFSFCLVLLVGTYWFGVPVKGSISLLVTLSVLFLVTTLLLGIFISTVAKTQLQAMQMAFAFILPSVLLSGFMFPRDSMPLVIQWLGGLVPLTYFLEILRGIFLKGVGIDALWKDVVGMSSFCLLILTVAILRFRKKIE; translated from the coding sequence ATGAGGCACTTTGTCTGGGAGCGTTACTGGTCTGTCGTGAAGAAGGAAATCATCCAAATCAAACGGGATCGTCCCAGTTTGGCGATTGCTCTGGTCATGCCGCTGATGCTGTTGTTTTTGTTCGGATATGCTGTCAATACAGACGTGAATGACATCCAGATGGCAGTCTGGAATCAAAGTCCATCTGCTGCCAGTCGAGAGCTGGTAGATCAATTCGTCAATACGCGTGTATTCGAGGTGGCAGCACATGTAAGTAGCTACAAGGAGATTGAAGCCATGTTAGACGATGGCTCCGTAAATGTAGCGCTCATTATCGGGCCAGACTACACCCGCAAGCGTGATCGCAACGAGCCGGTAGACGTGCAAATGCTCATTAATGGCTCTGATCCGAATATCGCCCGGACTGCGACCTCTCATGCTCAGTTGATCATTCAGCATCAAGCGATCACGTTGCAGGAAATAAAGCTGCAAAAACAAGGCTTGGGGGAGCTGGAACAGCCACTCGGTTTGGATACACGCGTGTTGTTTAACCCCAATATGGAGAGCATCGTCTTCAATATTCCTGGCTTGATCGGCTTGATTATGCAAAACGTCACGATGATTCTGACGGCGTTTTCCCTCGTACGTGAGAAGGAGCGGGGAACGATGGAGCAGTTAATCGTGACGCCGATACGCCCATTGGAGCTGATGCTCGGCAAAATTACCCCCTATGTAGGTGTAGGTCTCTTCTCGTTTTGTCTGGTGCTATTGGTTGGAACGTATTGGTTTGGAGTCCCCGTCAAAGGCAGCATTTCGCTTTTGGTGACATTGTCTGTCTTGTTTTTGGTGACGACGCTTCTCTTGGGCATTTTCATTTCCACGGTGGCAAAGACCCAGCTTCAAGCGATGCAAATGGCATTCGCCTTTATCCTGCCTAGCGTGCTTCTCTCCGGCTTTATGTTCCCGCGCGATTCGATGCCGCTCGTGATACAATGGTTAGGCGGGCTCGTCCCGTTGACCTATTTTCTGGAAATCCTGCGGGGAATTTTCTTAAAGGGCGTGGGCATCGATGCGCTCTGGAAGGATGTCGTCGGAATGAGCAGCTTTTGTCTCTTGATCCTGACCGTCGCTATCCTGCGATTCCGCAAGAAGATCGAATAA
- a CDS encoding ABC transporter ATP-binding protein, whose amino-acid sequence MNAAIQCEQLTKRFGDRVAVNSLTLTVPRGSIYGFLGPNGSGKSTTIRMLCGLLTPTTGKGTVLGFDVMTQSEEIKQRIGYMSQKFSLYEDLTVEENLDFYAGVYRLGAAERKERKAELIEMAGLTGREKQLAGSLSGGWKQRLALSCALLHKPELLILDEPTAGVDPVSRRIFWDVIHELAGKGITVLVTTHYMDEAQTCDWIGFIFFGNLLAEGTPQELIDRMGVGNLEDVFIELVRQEEARQAAEEGVR is encoded by the coding sequence ATGAACGCCGCTATCCAATGCGAGCAGTTGACGAAGCGTTTTGGAGATCGAGTAGCCGTGAACAGCTTGACACTCACAGTTCCGCGAGGTTCGATTTACGGTTTTTTGGGTCCGAATGGCTCAGGGAAATCGACCACAATCCGAATGCTTTGCGGTTTGCTGACCCCGACGACGGGAAAGGGGACGGTACTTGGCTTCGATGTCATGACACAGAGCGAGGAAATCAAGCAACGGATCGGGTATATGTCGCAAAAGTTCAGTCTGTATGAAGATTTGACAGTGGAAGAGAATCTCGATTTTTATGCTGGGGTTTATCGACTAGGGGCAGCAGAACGCAAGGAGCGAAAAGCAGAGCTAATTGAGATGGCAGGCCTGACAGGCAGGGAAAAGCAGCTTGCCGGATCGCTGTCAGGGGGATGGAAGCAACGCCTTGCGCTCTCCTGCGCTCTTTTGCACAAGCCGGAGCTGTTGATTTTGGATGAACCGACAGCAGGGGTCGATCCTGTTTCCCGCCGAATTTTTTGGGACGTGATTCATGAGCTGGCGGGAAAGGGGATCACGGTGCTGGTGACCACACACTACATGGATGAGGCGCAGACATGCGATTGGATCGGCTTTATCTTTTTCGGCAATCTGCTGGCGGAAGGCACACCACAAGAGTTGATCGATCGTATGGGAGTAGGCAATCTGGAGGATGTCTTCATCGAGCTGGTTAGGCAGGAAGAAGCCAGACAGGCGGCGGAGGAGGGAGTCCGATGA
- a CDS encoding HlyD family secretion protein, translating to MKPVVRSICIGGLLLALSGCNWTSENHSSLSGTIEAIELPIVAEVGGLVTNVTAEEGDAVKKGQVLAQIDKRSYQMTVAEAQAALDQATAKLEEARAGSRDTTIQRSIANVQQANANIQLAQARKNQAEAGKARAAEQMTQAESQWQGAKQTLLYQQKRLEEATALFEKGAISAKDLETQKEAVNQAKTQADQWAAQVAQTQAQYRSAQEDIAAAAAQIGTAQAAQAGAQADLDQVKEGSTDYAIRALLATQQQAKAKLDQALLQLEKSKITATDDGTLLRSSIEQGEVAKTGATLFTMMKPDQLELVVYIPEAQLNRVKKGQEVGIKVDAYSEETFTGTISRISEKAEFTPKNVQTPDERTKLVFAVTIHITDGLDKIKPGMPADVLLADGEGGQ from the coding sequence ATGAAACCAGTTGTTCGCTCCATTTGTATCGGGGGACTCTTACTGGCTTTGTCGGGCTGCAATTGGACATCTGAAAATCATTCGTCACTGTCCGGCACAATCGAGGCCATTGAGTTGCCGATCGTAGCTGAAGTAGGCGGATTGGTGACAAACGTTACGGCAGAAGAGGGAGATGCAGTAAAAAAAGGACAAGTGCTGGCCCAAATCGATAAACGAAGCTACCAAATGACTGTGGCAGAAGCACAGGCAGCATTGGATCAAGCGACAGCCAAACTAGAAGAGGCGAGGGCTGGATCACGCGACACGACGATCCAAAGAAGCATAGCCAATGTCCAGCAAGCAAATGCGAATATCCAACTGGCACAAGCGAGAAAAAATCAGGCGGAAGCAGGAAAAGCACGTGCTGCTGAACAGATGACGCAGGCAGAATCGCAATGGCAGGGAGCGAAACAGACCCTTTTGTATCAACAAAAAAGACTCGAGGAAGCAACAGCGCTTTTCGAAAAAGGAGCGATCTCTGCCAAAGACCTCGAAACACAAAAAGAAGCAGTGAACCAGGCAAAAACGCAGGCAGATCAATGGGCAGCACAAGTAGCTCAGACACAGGCACAGTACCGTTCTGCACAAGAAGACATCGCTGCTGCTGCGGCCCAAATCGGTACAGCACAAGCCGCGCAAGCCGGAGCGCAGGCGGATCTTGATCAGGTAAAGGAAGGAAGTACCGATTACGCGATTCGGGCATTGCTTGCCACTCAGCAGCAGGCAAAAGCGAAACTGGATCAAGCCTTATTACAGCTGGAAAAGTCCAAGATTACAGCTACAGACGACGGGACTCTCTTGCGCTCCTCTATCGAACAGGGGGAAGTAGCCAAAACAGGTGCCACTTTGTTTACGATGATGAAGCCAGATCAGCTTGAGCTCGTCGTGTACATTCCGGAAGCACAATTGAATCGGGTGAAAAAAGGGCAAGAGGTTGGCATCAAGGTGGATGCCTATTCGGAAGAGACGTTTACAGGAACGATCAGCCGCATCTCGGAAAAAGCAGAATTCACGCCGAAGAATGTACAGACGCCAGATGAACGCACCAAGCTTGTGTTCGCTGTTACGATACACATCACAGATGGACTCGACAAAATCAAACCAGGTATGCCTGCCGATGTCCTGTTGGCAGACGGGGAGGGAGGTCAATGA
- a CDS encoding VOC family protein produces the protein MISKVGQIMLYVNNQDQAVSFWTEKLGFRVVSEEKNGEMRWIEIAPAQGAETSIVLHNKEFVAKMSPGMNLGTPSLLFFSENIEELRNDLMNKNVKVGDIVTMPSGRVFNFADDEENYFAILEKK, from the coding sequence ATGATTAGCAAAGTTGGTCAAATCATGTTGTATGTCAATAACCAGGATCAAGCAGTGAGCTTTTGGACCGAAAAGCTAGGGTTTCGCGTGGTTTCAGAAGAGAAGAACGGTGAAATGAGATGGATTGAAATTGCACCAGCTCAAGGCGCTGAAACAAGCATCGTTCTGCACAATAAGGAATTCGTTGCGAAAATGTCGCCCGGAATGAATCTTGGCACGCCTTCGCTCCTGTTCTTTTCGGAAAATATCGAGGAATTGCGAAACGACCTCATGAATAAAAATGTAAAGGTTGGAGACATTGTCACGATGCCTTCGGGCCGTGTTTTTAACTTCGCAGACGATGAAGAAAATTACTTTGCTATTCTGGAGAAAAAGTAA